In a single window of the Micromonospora inositola genome:
- a CDS encoding crotonase/enoyl-CoA hydratase family protein produces the protein MGVRVEHDGPVTTVILDRPAARNAVDGPTARALADAFRAFEADSDAAVAVLWGAGGTFCSGADLKAIGTPSGNRVEPEGDGPMGPTRMRLSKPVLAAISGYAVAGGLELALWCDLRIAESDAVLGVFCRRWGVPLIDGGTVRLPRLIGESRAMDLILTGRPVPAEEAYAMGLVNRLVAPGAARAEAERLAAEIARHPQTCLRNDRAALLANAGLPEPEAMATELAFGMESLITDAMPGAARFTAGAGRHGAD, from the coding sequence ATGGGCGTACGCGTGGAGCACGACGGGCCGGTGACCACGGTGATCCTGGACCGGCCGGCGGCCCGGAACGCCGTCGACGGACCGACCGCCCGGGCGCTCGCCGACGCGTTCCGCGCCTTCGAGGCCGACTCGGACGCGGCGGTCGCCGTGCTCTGGGGCGCCGGCGGCACGTTCTGCTCGGGCGCCGACCTGAAGGCCATCGGTACGCCGAGCGGCAACCGGGTCGAGCCGGAGGGCGACGGTCCGATGGGCCCCACCAGGATGCGCCTGTCCAAGCCGGTGCTCGCCGCGATCTCCGGGTACGCCGTGGCCGGCGGGCTGGAACTGGCGCTCTGGTGCGACCTGCGGATCGCCGAGTCCGACGCGGTGCTCGGGGTCTTCTGCCGGCGGTGGGGCGTCCCGCTGATCGACGGTGGCACGGTACGGCTGCCGCGGCTGATCGGCGAGAGCCGGGCGATGGACCTGATTCTCACCGGCCGGCCGGTCCCCGCCGAGGAGGCGTACGCGATGGGGTTGGTCAACCGGCTGGTCGCGCCGGGTGCGGCCCGGGCGGAGGCCGAGCGGCTGGCCGCCGAGATCGCCCGGCACCCGCAGACCTGCCTGCGTAACGACCGGGCCGCGCTGCTCGCCAACGCCGGCCTGCCGGAGCCGGAGGCGATGGCCACCGAACTGGCCTTCGGCATGGAGTCCCTGATCACCGACGCGATGCCCGGCGCCGCCCGCTTCACCGCCGGCGCCGGGCGCCACGGCGCCGACTGA
- a CDS encoding helix-turn-helix domain-containing protein — MNDALRVALGETGHTTESLAERVGVDPKTVGRWLSEGRIPHPRHRVSAAEVLGRDVGDIWPDTSRRREPVWFRPWQEIEREAVSLRSFESLVLPGLLQTEAYARAVLTGAGMLPRTDIDRHIAARLARQGILRREEPPQFTAVIDEGVLRRPVGGPETMREQLHALVAACAEPHVRIHVVPSSVGAYAGLNGPFVIAACPDHRLAGYLDNQLQGQVVSEVDEIAAIMAAWENVRGEALSRWQSVDLITEVAETWS; from the coding sequence GTGAACGACGCGCTGCGGGTGGCGCTCGGCGAGACCGGGCACACGACCGAATCGCTCGCCGAGCGAGTGGGTGTGGACCCGAAGACCGTGGGGCGCTGGCTCAGCGAGGGCCGGATCCCCCATCCCCGGCATCGGGTGTCAGCGGCGGAGGTGCTGGGCCGGGATGTCGGGGACATTTGGCCGGACACTTCAAGACGTCGTGAGCCAGTTTGGTTCCGTCCATGGCAGGAGATCGAGCGCGAGGCGGTGTCGCTGCGGTCGTTTGAATCCCTCGTTCTGCCGGGCCTACTTCAGACCGAGGCCTATGCCAGGGCTGTTCTCACCGGCGCCGGCATGCTGCCGAGGACCGACATCGACCGACACATCGCGGCTCGGCTCGCCCGCCAGGGCATCCTCAGACGAGAGGAACCGCCGCAGTTCACGGCCGTGATCGACGAGGGAGTTCTGCGCCGGCCCGTCGGTGGTCCGGAGACGATGCGCGAGCAGCTCCACGCCCTGGTGGCCGCCTGCGCCGAACCGCACGTCCGGATCCACGTCGTGCCGTCCTCGGTCGGCGCATACGCCGGCCTGAACGGCCCCTTCGTGATCGCGGCCTGCCCGGACCACCGACTCGCCGGGTACCTCGACAACCAGCTCCAGGGACAAGTGGTTAGCGAGGTCGATGAGATCGCGGCGATAATGGCCGCGTGGGAGAACGTGCGCGGCGAGGCGTTGTCCCGCTGGCAGTCGGTCGACCTCATCACGGAAGTGGCGGAGACATGGAGCTGA
- a CDS encoding flavin reductase translates to MSRPSRPHLPMRPLWRCRGCGAEWPCQPARLSLLVEYRDDRTALLVYLGTLMAEAGAQLPQLNGHAAPENLTERFLSWARAR, encoded by the coding sequence GTGAGCCGCCCGTCCCGGCCGCACCTGCCAATGCGCCCGCTGTGGCGCTGCCGGGGCTGCGGCGCGGAGTGGCCCTGCCAGCCGGCGCGACTCTCCCTACTGGTCGAGTACCGCGACGACCGGACCGCGCTGCTGGTCTACCTCGGCACCCTGATGGCCGAGGCCGGCGCGCAGTTGCCCCAGCTCAACGGCCACGCCGCGCCGGAGAATCTGACCGAGCGGTTCCTGTCCTGGGCGCGCGCCCGGTGA
- a CDS encoding ribonucleoside-diphosphate reductase subunit alpha, which translates to MTASSTLSPPAVDALRNLLHRHHHDLPDTDPDRILALVGSGRTARADGAELTELAIAAAGGLIAEEPAYARLAARLLAGRIADETTAQGITGFGDSVTAAYAEGLLDPGFAGFVATHADALDGLIDHAHDDAFEYFGLRTLYDRYLLRHPDSRAVLERPQHFWLRVATGLSDTVEEAGELYRLMARLAYLPSSPTLFNAGARHQQLSSCFLVDSPRDELDSIYERYTQVAKLSKFAGGIGISWSRVRSRGSLIRGTNGRSNGIVPWLRTLDASVAAVNQGGRRKGAACVYLDTWHADIEEFLELRDNTGDEARRTHNLNLANWVPDEFMRRVEADADWSLFDPKEVPELVDLWGDEFDAAYRAAEAAGRAARTLPARSLYARMMRTLAQTGNGWMTFKDAANRTCNQVGNGGGVVHHSNLCTEILEVTSDDETAVCTLGSINLAAHLMPVTGPDAGSGPTASGVDFPALARTVRLAVGALDRAIDRNWFPTEQAATAHRRWRPLGLGVMGLADVLAALRLPFDAPEALTLSTRIAEEIALAAYDASADLASARGAHPAYPLTRAADGVLHPDHWPDARPTRPEAWAALRDKIARHGLRNSLLVAIAPTATIASIAGCSECVEPLVSNVFKRETLSGEFLQVNRHLVTDLKRLGRWTPQTRDAIKRADGSVRELDLPAELRALYRTAWELPQKALIDLAAARAPYVDQAQSLNLFQASPTIGRLSSMYAYAWRAGLKTTYYLRSRPATRIAQTTVATAPAAVPLPAQPKPAAQALLTLSVGDGEAIACSLENPEICEACQ; encoded by the coding sequence GTGACGGCGTCATCCACCCTTTCCCCGCCCGCGGTCGACGCGCTGCGGAATCTGCTGCACCGGCACCACCACGACCTGCCCGACACCGACCCGGACCGGATCCTCGCCCTGGTCGGGTCGGGGCGTACCGCCCGGGCCGACGGGGCGGAGCTGACCGAGCTGGCCATCGCGGCGGCGGGCGGCCTGATCGCCGAGGAGCCCGCGTACGCCCGGCTCGCCGCGCGCCTGCTCGCCGGGCGGATCGCCGACGAGACCACCGCCCAGGGCATCACCGGCTTCGGCGACAGCGTCACGGCCGCGTACGCCGAAGGGCTGCTGGACCCCGGCTTCGCCGGCTTCGTCGCGACGCACGCCGACGCCCTCGACGGCCTGATCGACCACGCCCACGACGACGCGTTCGAGTACTTCGGGCTGCGCACGCTGTACGACCGCTACCTGCTGCGCCACCCGGACAGCCGGGCGGTGCTGGAACGGCCGCAGCACTTCTGGCTGCGGGTGGCCACCGGCCTGTCGGACACCGTCGAGGAGGCCGGCGAGCTGTACCGGCTCATGGCCCGGTTGGCGTACCTGCCCAGCTCGCCGACGCTGTTCAACGCCGGCGCCCGGCATCAGCAGCTCTCCTCCTGCTTCCTGGTGGATTCGCCGCGCGACGAGCTGGACTCGATCTACGAGCGCTACACGCAGGTGGCGAAGCTGTCCAAGTTCGCCGGGGGGATCGGCATCTCGTGGTCCCGGGTGCGCTCGCGGGGGTCGCTGATCCGGGGCACCAACGGCCGATCCAACGGCATCGTGCCCTGGCTGCGCACGCTGGACGCGAGCGTGGCGGCGGTCAACCAGGGCGGCCGGCGCAAGGGCGCGGCCTGCGTCTACCTGGACACCTGGCACGCCGACATCGAGGAATTCCTGGAGCTGCGGGACAACACCGGCGACGAGGCCCGGCGTACACACAACCTCAACCTGGCCAACTGGGTGCCCGACGAGTTCATGCGCCGGGTCGAGGCGGACGCCGACTGGTCGCTCTTCGACCCGAAGGAGGTGCCGGAGCTGGTCGACCTCTGGGGCGACGAGTTCGACGCCGCGTACCGGGCCGCGGAGGCGGCGGGCCGGGCCGCGCGGACGCTGCCGGCCCGCAGCCTGTACGCGCGGATGATGCGCACCCTGGCGCAGACCGGCAACGGCTGGATGACGTTCAAGGACGCAGCGAACCGGACCTGCAACCAGGTCGGCAACGGCGGCGGGGTGGTGCACCACTCCAACCTGTGCACCGAGATCCTCGAGGTGACCAGCGACGACGAGACGGCGGTCTGCACCCTCGGCTCGATCAACCTGGCCGCGCACCTGATGCCGGTCACCGGGCCCGACGCCGGGTCCGGCCCCACGGCCTCCGGCGTCGACTTCCCGGCACTGGCGCGCACCGTCCGGCTGGCGGTCGGGGCGCTGGACCGGGCGATCGACCGGAACTGGTTTCCCACCGAGCAGGCCGCGACCGCGCACCGGCGCTGGCGGCCCCTCGGGCTGGGCGTGATGGGGCTGGCCGACGTGCTCGCCGCGCTGCGGCTGCCGTTCGACGCGCCGGAGGCGCTGACCCTGTCGACCCGGATCGCCGAGGAGATCGCCCTTGCCGCGTACGACGCGTCGGCCGATCTGGCGTCGGCGCGCGGGGCGCATCCGGCGTACCCGCTGACCCGGGCGGCGGACGGGGTGCTGCATCCGGACCACTGGCCGGACGCCCGGCCCACCCGCCCGGAGGCCTGGGCCGCGCTGCGGGACAAGATCGCCCGACACGGGCTGCGCAACTCGCTGCTGGTGGCGATCGCCCCGACCGCGACGATCGCCTCGATCGCCGGCTGCTCCGAGTGCGTCGAGCCGCTGGTCTCCAACGTCTTCAAGCGGGAGACCCTTTCCGGGGAGTTCCTCCAGGTCAACCGGCACCTGGTCACCGACCTGAAGCGGCTGGGCCGGTGGACGCCGCAGACCCGGGACGCGATCAAGCGGGCGGACGGCTCGGTGCGGGAACTGGACCTGCCGGCGGAGCTGAGGGCGTTGTACCGCACCGCCTGGGAGCTGCCGCAGAAGGCCCTGATCGACCTGGCCGCCGCGCGGGCCCCGTACGTGGACCAGGCGCAGTCGCTCAACCTGTTCCAGGCCAGCCCGACCATCGGCCGACTCTCCTCGATGTACGCGTACGCCTGGCGGGCCGGCCTGAAGACCACCTACTACCTGCGTTCGCGCCCGGCCACCCGGATCGCCCAGACCACCGTCGCCACGGCCCCGGCCGCCGTGCCATTGCCGGCACAGCCGAAACCCGCCGCGCAGGCCCTGCTCACCCTGTCCGTCGGCGACGGCGAGGCGATCGCCTGCTCGCTGGAGAACCCCGAGATCTGCGAGGCCTGCCAGTGA
- a CDS encoding ribonucleotide-diphosphate reductase subunit beta, whose product MLLDPGMDLTLRPMRYPDFYERFRAAIRNTWTVEEVDLASDVPDLAKLSEGERHLVHRLVAFFATGDTIVANNLVLNLYQHVNAPEARLYLSRQLFEEAVHVQFYLTLLDTYLPDHAERARAFAAIEHIPSIRDKAEFCFRWIDSIGSLHRLENRADRRAFLLNLICFAACVEGLFFYGAFAYVYWLRSRGLLSGLATGTNWVFRDESMHMEFAFTVVDTVRAEEPDLFDDEIAAQVRAMLDEAVASELAFARDLCGDGLSGMNTADMRRYLEYVADARLARLGLPPAYGSANPFPFMELQDVQELTNFFERRVSAYQVAVEGTVALDEVF is encoded by the coding sequence ATGCTGCTCGACCCCGGCATGGATCTGACCCTGCGACCGATGCGCTACCCGGACTTCTACGAGCGGTTCCGGGCGGCAATTCGCAACACCTGGACCGTGGAGGAGGTGGACCTGGCCTCCGACGTACCCGATCTGGCGAAGCTCTCCGAAGGCGAGCGGCACCTGGTCCACCGCCTGGTGGCGTTCTTCGCCACCGGCGACACGATCGTGGCGAACAACCTGGTGCTCAACCTCTATCAGCACGTCAACGCGCCCGAGGCCCGGCTGTATCTCTCCCGCCAGCTCTTCGAGGAGGCGGTGCACGTCCAGTTCTATCTGACCCTGCTGGACACCTACCTGCCCGATCACGCCGAGCGGGCCCGCGCGTTCGCGGCGATCGAGCACATCCCGTCGATCCGCGACAAGGCGGAGTTCTGCTTCCGCTGGATCGACTCGATCGGGTCGCTGCACCGGCTGGAGAACCGGGCCGACCGGCGGGCGTTCCTGCTCAACCTGATCTGTTTCGCCGCCTGCGTGGAGGGGCTGTTCTTCTACGGCGCCTTCGCGTACGTCTACTGGCTGCGCTCGCGCGGCCTGCTCTCCGGGCTGGCCACCGGCACCAACTGGGTGTTCCGCGACGAGTCGATGCACATGGAGTTCGCCTTCACGGTGGTGGACACCGTCCGGGCGGAGGAACCCGACCTCTTCGACGACGAGATCGCCGCGCAGGTGCGGGCCATGCTCGACGAGGCGGTCGCGTCGGAGCTGGCCTTCGCCCGGGACCTCTGCGGCGACGGCCTGTCGGGCATGAACACCGCTGACATGCGCCGCTACCTGGAGTACGTCGCGGACGCGCGGCTCGCCCGGCTCGGGCTGCCGCCGGCGTACGGGTCGGCGAACCCGTTCCCGTTCATGGAGCTGCAGGACGTGCAGGAGCTGACCAACTTCTTCGAGCGGCGGGTGTCGGCGTACCAGGTGGCGGTCGAGGGGACGGTGGCGCTGGACGAGGTGTTCTGA
- a CDS encoding dihydrolipoyl dehydrogenase family protein: protein MAEPELVDVVVVGLGVGGEEVAGRLAEAGLDVVGIERDLVGGECPYWGCIPSKMMIRAANALAEARRVNELAGAAQVQPDWAPVAKRIREEATDTWDDKVAVDRFVGKGGRFVRGSGRLDGPGRVRVGDQVFQARYGIVLGTGTRPSIPPIDGLADTPYWTNHQAIEVEELPESLLVLGGGAIGLELAQVFARFGVRVTVVEAADRVLAVEEPEASEAAAAALRADGVIIATGVKAERVSHDGQSFTVHGGGGAEFTAERLLVVTGRKAHLEELGLETIDVDASQRYLPVDERMRAADGIWAVGDLTGEGAFTHIAMYQAAIVVADVLDYMRRTKGGPDASGTASVVGGAAGVASAVGGAMSAGGATAAPGSVPRADYRALPRVTFTDPEVGAVGLTEQQARERGVNVQVGYTDLTSSARGWIHKAGNEGFIKLVADADQGVLIGATSVGPAGGEVLSALVVAVHAAVPLSQLRHMIYAYPTFHRAIEDALRNLR from the coding sequence ATGGCGGAGCCGGAACTGGTGGACGTGGTCGTGGTCGGGCTCGGGGTCGGCGGCGAGGAGGTGGCCGGGCGACTCGCCGAGGCCGGCCTCGACGTCGTCGGGATCGAGCGGGACCTGGTCGGCGGGGAATGCCCCTACTGGGGCTGCATCCCGAGCAAGATGATGATCCGGGCCGCGAACGCGCTCGCCGAGGCGCGCCGGGTCAACGAGCTGGCTGGCGCGGCACAGGTCCAGCCCGACTGGGCGCCGGTGGCGAAGCGGATCCGGGAGGAGGCCACCGACACCTGGGACGACAAGGTCGCGGTGGACCGCTTCGTCGGCAAGGGCGGCCGGTTCGTCCGGGGCAGCGGCCGGCTCGACGGCCCCGGCCGGGTCCGCGTCGGCGACCAGGTGTTCCAGGCCCGGTACGGGATCGTGCTCGGCACCGGCACCCGTCCCTCGATCCCGCCGATCGACGGGCTCGCCGACACGCCGTACTGGACGAATCACCAGGCCATCGAGGTGGAGGAGCTGCCGGAATCGCTGCTCGTGCTGGGCGGCGGCGCGATCGGGCTGGAACTCGCCCAGGTCTTCGCCCGGTTCGGCGTGCGGGTGACCGTGGTCGAGGCGGCGGACCGGGTCCTCGCCGTCGAGGAGCCGGAGGCGTCGGAGGCGGCCGCGGCGGCGCTGCGCGCCGACGGGGTGATCATCGCCACCGGGGTGAAGGCGGAGCGGGTCAGCCACGACGGGCAGAGCTTCACCGTGCACGGGGGCGGCGGCGCGGAGTTCACCGCCGAGCGGCTGCTGGTGGTGACCGGCCGCAAGGCGCACCTGGAGGAGCTGGGGTTGGAAACCATCGACGTCGACGCGTCGCAGCGCTACCTGCCGGTGGACGAGCGGATGCGGGCGGCCGACGGCATCTGGGCGGTCGGCGACCTGACCGGTGAGGGCGCGTTCACCCACATCGCCATGTACCAGGCGGCCATCGTCGTCGCCGACGTCCTCGACTACATGCGTCGTACGAAGGGCGGTCCGGACGCCAGCGGCACCGCCAGCGTCGTCGGCGGGGCGGCCGGGGTGGCCAGCGCGGTCGGCGGCGCGATGAGCGCCGGCGGGGCGACCGCCGCGCCGGGGAGTGTCCCGCGCGCCGACTACCGGGCGCTGCCCCGGGTCACCTTCACCGACCCCGAGGTCGGCGCGGTCGGGCTCACCGAGCAGCAGGCCCGTGAGCGCGGCGTCAACGTCCAGGTCGGGTACACGGACCTCACGTCGTCCGCCCGGGGCTGGATCCACAAGGCGGGCAACGAGGGCTTCATCAAGCTGGTCGCCGACGCGGACCAGGGGGTGCTGATCGGGGCGACCTCGGTCGGCCCGGCCGGCGGCGAGGTGCTCTCCGCCCTGGTGGTGGCGGTGCACGCGGCGGTGCCGCTGAGCCAGCTCCGGCACATGATCTACGCGTACCCGACCTTCCACCGCGCCATCGAGGACGCCCTCCGCAACCTGCGCTGA
- a CDS encoding phytoene/squalene synthase family protein, with amino-acid sequence MDTDLTAAYARCQELHKRHGRTYYLATSLLPAWKRRHVHALYGFTRYADEIVDRTEDLPPAERAARLDEWSARFVAGLHGEPVDDPLLPAVLHTIAVFDLDRADFASFLKSMAMDLTVMSYPSYGDLLDYMDGSAAVIGTMMLPILGSSDPAAAREPARQLGFAFQLTNFIRDVAEDLDRGRTYLPDEDLAKFDVTRDDLLAARAQGRATPRIRELIEYEVTRAQAHYAAAAPGITLLAPASQACMRTAYALYGGILDEVAAQDYDVLARRALVPQRRRMAVAARALLTPTGAPVVIPGPARTPVAVA; translated from the coding sequence GTGGACACCGATCTCACCGCCGCCTATGCCCGCTGCCAGGAGCTGCACAAACGACACGGGCGCACCTACTATCTCGCCACCAGTCTGCTCCCCGCTTGGAAACGGCGGCACGTACACGCACTCTACGGATTCACCCGGTACGCCGACGAGATCGTCGACCGGACCGAGGACCTGCCGCCGGCCGAGCGCGCCGCCCGGCTGGACGAGTGGTCGGCGCGGTTCGTCGCCGGGCTGCACGGCGAGCCGGTCGACGACCCGCTGCTCCCCGCCGTGCTGCACACCATCGCCGTCTTCGACCTGGACCGGGCCGACTTCGCGTCGTTTCTGAAGAGCATGGCGATGGACCTGACGGTCATGTCGTACCCGAGCTACGGCGACCTGCTCGACTACATGGACGGGTCGGCCGCCGTCATCGGCACCATGATGCTGCCGATCCTGGGCAGCTCCGATCCGGCGGCCGCCCGCGAGCCGGCCCGGCAGCTCGGCTTCGCCTTCCAGCTCACCAACTTCATCCGGGACGTCGCCGAGGACCTGGACCGGGGCCGGACATACCTGCCCGACGAGGACCTGGCGAAGTTCGACGTCACCCGCGACGACCTGCTCGCGGCGAGGGCGCAGGGCCGCGCCACGCCGCGGATCCGGGAGCTGATCGAGTACGAGGTGACCCGCGCCCAGGCCCATTACGCGGCCGCAGCGCCGGGAATCACCCTGCTCGCCCCCGCCTCGCAGGCCTGCATGCGGACCGCGTACGCGCTCTACGGCGGGATCCTCGACGAGGTGGCCGCCCAGGACTACGACGTCCTCGCGCGGCGGGCGCTCGTACCGCAGCGGCGGCGGATGGCGGTGGCCGCGCGGGCGCTGCTCACCCCCACCGGCGCGCCGGTGGTGATCCCCGGCCCGGCCCGCACCCCAGTCGCCGTGGCGTGA
- a CDS encoding DUF397 domain-containing protein produces MELTGARWRKSSRSSGNGGNCVEIADNLPGLVAVRDSKNPTDPALTFTPAAWRAFVAELRERA; encoded by the coding sequence ATGGAGCTGACGGGCGCCCGATGGCGCAAGAGCAGCCGCAGCAGCGGCAACGGCGGCAACTGCGTCGAGATCGCCGACAACCTCCCCGGCCTGGTCGCGGTCCGCGACTCCAAGAACCCGACCGACCCGGCCCTCACCTTCACTCCGGCCGCGTGGCGAGCCTTCGTCGCCGAGCTGCGTGAGCGCGCCTGA
- a CDS encoding serine hydrolase domain-containing protein, translating to MHPRFAPVRDCFQDLFASGRETGAALTIRYDGAPAVDLLGGPAWRPDTLVNVYSVGKPVAALCLLLLVDRGRVDLDDPVSAHWPEFRTPATVRQVLSHTAGLPAFPVPRPAEAVADWGLLCADLAAAEPEWAPGTVAGEHAWTYGHLVGELVRRVDGRSVGRFLADEIAGPWGLDLGFGLGPADQRRCADLSYGDPGWPTRIPGEPGSLRDRALGNPAGGLDVAVVNSRLWRGAEVPAVNLHATAAALARLYAALLAGGTLDGVRLFSPELVAEATRVQYDGPDLVLDRRAYWTLGMQWEPDGSWGMGGIGGSSAWADPERGYTFAYATARLAEHDRVDELVEALHSCL from the coding sequence ATGCACCCACGCTTCGCCCCGGTCCGGGACTGCTTCCAGGACCTGTTCGCCAGCGGCCGGGAGACCGGCGCGGCGCTGACCATCCGGTACGACGGCGCCCCGGCGGTCGACCTGCTCGGCGGGCCGGCCTGGCGGCCGGACACCCTGGTGAACGTCTACTCGGTGGGCAAGCCGGTGGCCGCGCTCTGCCTGCTGCTGCTGGTCGACCGGGGCCGGGTCGACCTCGACGACCCGGTGTCCGCGCACTGGCCGGAGTTCCGCACCCCGGCGACGGTCCGGCAGGTGCTCAGCCACACCGCCGGGTTGCCGGCGTTTCCGGTCCCCCGACCTGCGGAGGCGGTCGCCGACTGGGGGCTGCTCTGCGCGGACCTGGCCGCCGCCGAGCCGGAATGGGCGCCGGGCACCGTCGCGGGCGAGCACGCCTGGACGTACGGGCACCTGGTGGGCGAGCTGGTCCGCCGGGTGGACGGTCGGTCGGTGGGCCGGTTCCTGGCCGATGAGATCGCCGGACCGTGGGGCCTCGACCTGGGTTTCGGCCTCGGTCCGGCGGACCAGCGGCGCTGCGCCGACCTGTCGTACGGCGATCCGGGGTGGCCGACCCGGATACCGGGCGAGCCGGGGTCGCTGCGCGACCGGGCGCTGGGCAACCCGGCCGGCGGCCTGGACGTCGCGGTGGTCAACAGCCGGCTCTGGCGGGGCGCGGAGGTGCCGGCGGTGAACCTGCACGCCACCGCCGCCGCCCTGGCCCGCCTCTACGCGGCCCTGCTGGCCGGCGGCACCCTGGACGGGGTGCGCCTGTTCAGCCCGGAGCTGGTCGCCGAGGCGACCCGGGTCCAGTACGACGGCCCGGACCTGGTGCTGGACCGACGGGCGTACTGGACGCTGGGCATGCAGTGGGAGCCGGACGGCAGCTGGGGCATGGGCGGGATCGGCGGCAGCAGCGCCTGGGCCGATCCCGAGCGCGGCTACACCTTCGCGTACGCGACCGCGCGACTGGCGGAGCACGACCGGGTGGACGAGCTGGTCGAGGCCCTGCACTCCTGCCTCTGA
- a CDS encoding SigE family RNA polymerase sigma factor translates to MTDQTKPLSTADAAYVAFVEAAWQRHLRLAMLLTGDRWRAEELLQDSLVRMYERWRKLSRLDDLHAYLRRALVNNHTSVWRRRRRESLVAEVPDRVGPGGGLDHDALVLRRALLSLPLRQRAVVVLRHYEDLPEREVARVLGCSVGTVKSQHSRALAKLRHLVEQPSHSGIR, encoded by the coding sequence GTGACGGACCAAACGAAACCCCTCTCCACAGCGGATGCCGCGTACGTGGCATTCGTCGAGGCGGCCTGGCAGCGCCACCTCCGGCTGGCCATGCTGCTGACCGGCGACCGGTGGCGGGCCGAGGAGCTGCTCCAGGACAGCCTGGTCAGGATGTACGAACGCTGGCGCAAGCTGTCGCGGTTGGACGACCTGCACGCCTACCTCCGGCGTGCCCTGGTCAACAACCACACCTCCGTCTGGCGGCGGCGTCGCCGGGAGAGCCTGGTCGCGGAGGTGCCCGACCGGGTCGGGCCGGGCGGCGGCCTCGACCACGACGCCCTCGTACTGCGCCGGGCATTGCTGTCGCTGCCGCTGAGGCAGCGTGCGGTCGTGGTGCTGCGGCACTACGAAGACCTGCCGGAACGTGAGGTGGCCCGGGTGTTGGGCTGCTCGGTCGGCACGGTCAAGAGCCAGCACTCCCGTGCCCTGGCGAAGCTCCGTCACCTCGTGGAACAACCCTCGCACTCAGGAATCAGGTGA
- a CDS encoding EamA family transporter: protein MYVHASRPLGASTAVRLTAGLARPDAVPPPLLMLLGMVSTQVGAAVAKQLFTATSPGGTTTLRLGLGALVLLAASRPGLRLGWRAAGLVGAFGVAMAAMNLAFYAALQRVPLGVAVTVGFAGPLLVSLLGSRRFTDVLWAALAGTGVLLLAGLGGVGVDAVGLLLCALIAVGWAGYVLLGKAMSGHVPGTRGLAAGMAVGALCVLPFGVASGGAELLDPRILALGLGVALLSSVLPYSAELAALRRLPARVFAVLLSLEPAVAALVGALLLGELLAWPQLLGVGCVVGAALGATLARRA from the coding sequence ATGTACGTGCACGCCTCCCGCCCCCTGGGCGCCTCGACGGCCGTACGGCTGACCGCGGGCCTCGCCCGGCCGGACGCCGTACCGCCGCCGCTGCTGATGCTGCTCGGGATGGTCTCCACCCAGGTCGGCGCGGCGGTTGCCAAGCAGCTCTTCACCGCGACCAGCCCGGGCGGCACCACCACCCTGCGGCTCGGCCTCGGCGCGCTCGTCCTGCTCGCGGCCAGCCGGCCGGGGCTGCGGCTGGGCTGGCGGGCGGCCGGGCTGGTCGGGGCGTTCGGGGTGGCCATGGCGGCCATGAACCTCGCCTTCTACGCCGCCCTGCAACGGGTGCCGCTGGGGGTGGCGGTCACCGTCGGCTTCGCCGGCCCGCTGCTGGTGTCGCTGCTGGGCAGCCGCCGGTTCACCGACGTGCTCTGGGCGGCGCTGGCCGGCACGGGCGTGCTGCTGCTCGCCGGGCTCGGCGGGGTCGGCGTGGACGCCGTCGGCCTGCTGCTCTGCGCGCTGATCGCGGTCGGCTGGGCCGGGTACGTGCTGCTCGGCAAGGCGATGAGTGGACACGTGCCGGGCACCCGGGGGCTGGCGGCGGGGATGGCGGTGGGCGCGCTCTGCGTACTCCCCTTCGGGGTGGCGTCGGGCGGCGCGGAGCTGCTCGACCCGCGGATCCTCGCGCTCGGGCTCGGGGTGGCGCTGCTGTCGTCGGTGCTGCCGTACTCGGCGGAGCTGGCCGCGCTGCGCCGGCTGCCGGCGCGGGTCTTCGCGGTGCTGCTCAGCCTGGAACCGGCCGTGGCGGCACTGGTCGGCGCGCTGCTCCTGGGCGAGCTGCTGGCCTGGCCGCAGCTGCTCGGGGTGGGCTGCGTGGTGGGCGCCGCCCTCGGCGCCACCCTGGCCCGCCGCGCCTGA